One genomic segment of Impatiens glandulifera chromosome 6, dImpGla2.1, whole genome shotgun sequence includes these proteins:
- the LOC124942026 gene encoding nascent polypeptide-associated complex subunit alpha-like protein 2, whose protein sequence is MPGPVVIEEEESLKKIESDEPIVEDVKEEDDHDDDDSDDEDDDKEEDGVLGTNDGSKQSRSEKKSRKAMLKLGMKPITGVSRVTIKRTKNILFFISKPDVFKSPNSETYVIFGEAKIEDLSSQLQTQAAQQFRMPDMASMMSKSEIAGTGTGAQVEEEEDEVDETGVEPRDIELVLTQAGVSRSKAVKALKVHNGDIVSAIMELTT, encoded by the exons ACCAATTGTTGAAGACGtcaaagaagaagatgaccacgatgatgatgattctgatgatgaagacgatgaTAAGGAAGAAGATGGTGTCCTAG GTACAAATGATGGTTCGAAACAGAGTAGgagtgaaaagaaaagccgaaaggCAATGTTGAAATTGGGAATGAAACCAATTACAGGTGTCAGTAGGGTTACCATTAAGAGAACAAAAAAT ATACTGTTTTTCATATCAAAGCCTGATGTGTTCAAGAGTCCAAACTCTGAAACATATGTTATATTTGGAGAAGCAAAGATAGAGGATTTGAGTTCTCAATTGCAAACTCAGGCTGCCCAACAGTTTAGGATGCCAGATATGGCATCTATGATGTCGAAATCAGAGATTGCTGGAACTGGGACTGGAGCTCAGgttgaagaggaagaagatgaagttgatgAGACGGGTGTTGAGCCGAGGGACATTGAATTGGTGTTGACACAAGCGGGTGTGTCGAGATCTAAGGCTGTTAAGGCTTTGAAGGTTCATAATGGTGACATTGTTAGTGCTATTATGGAGCTTACTACTTAG